From the Gordonia bronchialis DSM 43247 genome, one window contains:
- a CDS encoding S9 family peptidase, whose amino-acid sequence MSAPVAKKIPTERIHHGETVVDHYEWLRDKDDPEVIAYLEAQNAFTEKHTAHLDGLRKQIFAEIKSRTKETDMSVPSRRGKYWYYGRTQEGKQYAVHCRCPIADDEDWTPPEVSEEVELPGEEVLLDSNAEAQGHDFYSLGALSVSDDGDWLAYSTDVVGDERYTLRFKNLRTGELLDEYIADTAGGAVWSADAQHVFYQTVDAAWRPDTVWRHDFGTDGPDVKVFHEPDERYWVGMGSTRSDRYLVIGAGSKVTSEVYVLDAHDPTGEFRSVAPRVDGVEYSVEHAVIDGADYFVIVHNDIRDGAKAENFAIDIAPVDDPADRRELIAHDATRRIEDLDAFRDYLVLSYRREALPRIAIADLRTISGVPADRDFHEVVFDEELASVGLAGNREWATPKLRIGYGSFTEPSELIELDVTTGERTLLKRQPVLGGYDAADYVQSREWATAADGTRIPLSIVRRKGTDERKPAPLLLYGYGSYESSIDPYFSVSRLSMLDRGVVFVLAHVRGGGEMGRYWYENGKELSKKNTFTDFVSAAQYLVDSGWTTPAQMVAEGGSAGGLLVGAVANLAPQLFNGILAAVPFVDALNSILDPSLPLTVIEWDEWGDPLHNPDVYSYMRSYSPYENVVEQPYPRILALTSLNDTRVLFTEAAKWVARLQECNTSGNLILLKTEMSAGHGGVSGRYKQWEEVSFEIAWILQQTGALAAT is encoded by the coding sequence ATGAGCGCGCCCGTCGCCAAGAAGATCCCGACCGAGCGAATCCACCACGGGGAGACGGTCGTCGACCACTACGAATGGTTGCGTGACAAGGACGATCCCGAGGTGATCGCCTATCTCGAGGCGCAGAATGCGTTCACCGAGAAGCACACCGCTCATCTCGATGGGCTGCGCAAGCAGATCTTCGCCGAGATCAAGTCGCGCACCAAGGAAACCGACATGTCGGTCCCGTCGCGTCGTGGAAAGTACTGGTATTACGGGCGGACCCAGGAGGGCAAGCAGTACGCGGTGCATTGCCGGTGCCCCATCGCCGACGACGAGGACTGGACGCCGCCGGAGGTGTCCGAAGAGGTCGAACTGCCCGGCGAGGAGGTCCTGCTCGACTCCAACGCCGAGGCGCAGGGGCACGACTTCTACAGTCTCGGTGCGCTGTCGGTCAGCGACGACGGTGACTGGCTCGCCTACAGCACCGACGTGGTCGGTGACGAGCGATACACGTTGCGTTTCAAGAACCTTCGCACCGGAGAGTTGCTCGACGAGTACATCGCCGACACTGCGGGGGGTGCGGTGTGGTCGGCCGACGCCCAGCACGTCTTCTATCAGACCGTGGACGCGGCGTGGCGCCCGGACACGGTGTGGCGCCACGACTTCGGCACCGACGGGCCCGACGTCAAGGTGTTCCACGAACCCGATGAACGCTACTGGGTCGGGATGGGGTCCACGCGCAGCGACCGCTACCTGGTGATCGGGGCGGGCTCCAAGGTCACCTCCGAGGTGTACGTTCTCGACGCGCATGATCCGACGGGCGAATTCCGCAGCGTCGCACCACGGGTCGACGGTGTGGAGTACAGCGTCGAACATGCCGTCATCGACGGCGCCGACTACTTCGTCATCGTGCACAACGACATCCGCGACGGTGCCAAGGCGGAGAACTTCGCCATCGACATCGCTCCCGTCGACGATCCGGCAGACCGTCGCGAGCTCATCGCCCATGACGCGACTCGGCGGATCGAGGACCTCGACGCCTTCCGTGACTATCTGGTGCTCTCCTATCGGCGGGAGGCGTTGCCGCGCATCGCGATCGCCGATCTCCGCACCATCAGCGGGGTTCCGGCGGACCGGGATTTCCACGAGGTCGTCTTCGACGAGGAGTTGGCCTCGGTGGGACTCGCCGGGAACCGCGAATGGGCCACACCCAAGCTCCGGATCGGATACGGCAGCTTCACCGAGCCCAGTGAACTCATCGAACTCGACGTCACCACCGGCGAGCGCACGCTGCTCAAGCGGCAACCCGTGCTCGGTGGGTACGACGCCGCCGACTATGTCCAGTCCCGCGAATGGGCCACCGCAGCCGACGGCACTCGCATCCCACTGTCAATCGTGCGTCGCAAGGGAACCGACGAGCGAAAACCTGCCCCGTTGCTGTTGTACGGCTACGGGTCGTATGAGAGCAGCATCGACCCGTACTTCTCGGTGTCGCGTCTGTCGATGCTCGATCGCGGCGTGGTGTTCGTGTTGGCGCATGTGCGCGGCGGTGGCGAGATGGGCCGATATTGGTACGAGAACGGCAAGGAACTCAGCAAGAAGAACACCTTCACCGATTTCGTCTCCGCGGCACAGTATCTCGTCGACTCCGGCTGGACGACTCCGGCCCAGATGGTGGCCGAGGGCGGCTCGGCCGGCGGACTGCTGGTGGGTGCGGTGGCCAACCTCGCGCCACAGCTGTTCAACGGAATCCTGGCCGCGGTGCCGTTCGTCGACGCCCTCAACTCCATCCTCGACCCGTCCCTGCCGCTGACCGTCATCGAGTGGGATGAGTGGGGCGATCCGCTGCACAACCCGGATGTCTACTCCTACATGCGTTCCTACTCGCCCTACGAGAACGTCGTGGAGCAGCCCTATCCGCGGATCCTGGCGCTGACCTCTCTCAACGACACCCGGGTGTTGTTCACCGAGGCCGCGAAATGGGTTGCGCGGCTCCAGGAGTGCAATACCTCCGGCAACCTGATCTTGCTGAAGACGGAGATGTCGGCGGGGCACGGTGGGGTCAGCGGACGCTATAAGCAGTGGGAGGAGGTCTCGTTCGAGATCGCCTGGATTCTGCAGCAGACGGGTGCGTTGGCCGCGACCTGA
- a CDS encoding DHA2 family efflux MFS transporter permease subunit, translated as MSETSTGGHLHQGPPDTKLDRHVLMVAGVVVLGAIMSILDVTVVAVAQDTFKSEFGTDAAGAAWTATGYTLALAAVIPLSSWAAARFGIKKVYMTSLVLFVLGSALCALAQNIGMLVAFRVIQGLGGGLLMPIGMMILTKAAGPERVGSVMAVLGIPMLLGPIGGPILGGFLIETTSWHWVFLINVPIGIAALIYSWIVLRDDEATSRPSIDIVGLLLLSPGLALFLYGISSSAEEGTFIAAKVLGPAIVGAALIAGFIFHALRSSNPLLDLRLFRNRTLSIAVITMTLFMIAFFGASLLYPQYFIGVRGETTLMAGLLLAPQGLGAMLTMPIAGRMTDKIGPGKFVLAGIVLIFVGMGTFVFLAADTSYWLLCGALFVQGLGMGMTMMPIMSAALATLKNSQVPDGSTLMNVVQQTASSIGTAVISVLLVNNLKSAATGGMDAAASGFANTFIVAVVLVAVTLIPAFFLPRKKIDSPLVEEDMDKPAPVIMH; from the coding sequence ATGTCCGAAACCTCCACCGGCGGGCACCTCCACCAAGGGCCGCCGGACACCAAGCTCGACCGTCACGTGCTGATGGTCGCCGGCGTGGTCGTGCTCGGCGCGATCATGTCGATCCTCGACGTCACCGTGGTCGCGGTCGCGCAGGACACCTTCAAGTCCGAGTTCGGCACCGACGCCGCCGGAGCGGCGTGGACCGCCACCGGCTACACCCTCGCCCTCGCCGCGGTGATCCCGCTGTCCAGTTGGGCCGCAGCCCGATTCGGCATCAAGAAGGTCTACATGACCTCGCTGGTGTTGTTCGTGCTCGGGTCCGCGCTGTGCGCGCTCGCCCAGAACATCGGCATGCTGGTCGCGTTCCGTGTGATCCAGGGACTCGGCGGCGGACTGCTCATGCCGATCGGCATGATGATCCTGACCAAGGCGGCCGGGCCCGAGCGCGTGGGCTCCGTGATGGCAGTGCTGGGCATCCCGATGCTTCTCGGCCCCATCGGCGGACCGATCCTGGGTGGTTTCCTGATCGAGACCACCTCGTGGCACTGGGTGTTCCTGATCAACGTCCCGATCGGCATCGCCGCGCTGATCTACTCGTGGATCGTGCTGCGCGACGACGAGGCGACCTCGCGACCGTCCATCGACATCGTCGGATTGCTGCTGCTGTCACCGGGTCTCGCACTGTTCCTCTACGGCATCTCCTCGAGCGCCGAAGAAGGCACATTCATCGCCGCCAAGGTTCTCGGGCCGGCCATCGTGGGTGCCGCGCTGATCGCCGGGTTCATCTTCCATGCCCTGCGCAGTAGCAATCCGCTGCTGGATCTGCGACTCTTCCGCAACCGGACCCTGTCCATCGCCGTCATCACCATGACGCTGTTCATGATCGCGTTCTTCGGCGCGTCGCTGCTGTACCCGCAGTACTTCATCGGTGTGCGGGGTGAGACCACCCTGATGGCCGGATTGCTGCTGGCCCCACAGGGTCTCGGCGCGATGCTCACCATGCCGATCGCCGGGCGCATGACCGACAAGATCGGGCCCGGCAAGTTCGTTCTCGCCGGTATCGTGCTGATCTTCGTCGGCATGGGCACGTTCGTGTTCCTGGCCGCCGACACCTCCTACTGGCTCCTCTGCGGCGCACTGTTCGTCCAGGGCCTCGGTATGGGTATGACGATGATGCCGATCATGTCGGCCGCACTGGCCACCCTGAAGAACTCGCAGGTCCCCGACGGCTCGACGCTGATGAACGTCGTGCAGCAGACCGCGTCGTCGATCGGTACCGCGGTCATCTCGGTGCTACTGGTGAACAACCTCAAGTCCGCCGCCACCGGCGGAATGGACGCAGCCGCCTCCGGGTTCGCCAACACCTTCATCGTCGCCGTCGTCCTCGTCGCGGTGACCCTGATCCCGGCGTTCTTCCTGCCCCGCAAGAAGATCGACTCGCCGCTGGTCGAAGAGGACATGGACAAGCCGGCACCGGTCATCATGCACTGA
- a CDS encoding MarR family winged helix-turn-helix transcriptional regulator, producing MPDSAVPTASDDERSCSVDAAYAALLEFLDRLACLGKAHTMDSLAATDLTFSQLKVMFALGAHEAPMSVNEIADHVHLSLAAAGRTVDKLVVSDLVDRREDSTDRRVKRVSLTADGKQFLDSQLTIKQEIVRRFVSGLPANMRGDLCRTLRPIVDDDVDYFDISDEELSEIVAAAEKP from the coding sequence GTGCCTGACTCTGCCGTGCCCACCGCGTCCGACGACGAGCGTTCGTGCTCCGTCGACGCCGCGTACGCGGCGCTGCTGGAATTCCTCGACCGCCTCGCCTGTCTCGGCAAGGCGCACACAATGGACTCACTGGCGGCCACCGACCTCACCTTCTCCCAGCTCAAGGTGATGTTCGCGCTGGGAGCCCACGAGGCGCCGATGTCGGTGAACGAGATCGCCGACCACGTACACCTCTCGCTGGCCGCAGCCGGACGTACCGTCGACAAGCTGGTTGTCAGCGATCTCGTGGACCGCCGCGAAGACAGTACCGATCGCCGTGTCAAACGTGTCTCCCTGACCGCAGACGGCAAGCAGTTCCTCGACTCACAGCTGACCATCAAGCAGGAGATCGTGCGGCGATTCGTGAGCGGACTCCCCGCGAACATGCGCGGCGACCTGTGCCGAACCCTGCGGCCCATCGTCGACGACGACGTGGATTACTTCGACATCTCCGACGAGGAACTGTCCGAAATCGTCGCCGCAGCCGAAAAACCTTGA
- a CDS encoding glutathione peroxidase, whose product MSNVKDIPVTALDGSALNLTDFTGPLLVVNVASKCGLTPQYTGLEELAKTYGDRGLTVVGMPCNQFMGQEPGTAEEIATFCSTSYGVTFPLLEKADVNGDDRHPLYAELTKATDDSGEAGDVQWNFEKFLVNADGEVVNRFRPRTEPTDPAVVSAIESVL is encoded by the coding sequence GTGAGCAACGTCAAAGACATCCCGGTTACCGCGCTCGATGGCAGCGCACTGAATCTCACCGACTTCACCGGCCCACTGCTGGTGGTCAACGTGGCCAGTAAATGCGGCCTGACACCCCAGTACACCGGACTGGAAGAGCTGGCCAAGACCTACGGCGATCGCGGCCTCACGGTCGTCGGTATGCCGTGCAACCAGTTCATGGGCCAGGAGCCGGGCACCGCCGAGGAGATCGCCACCTTCTGCTCGACCAGCTACGGCGTGACCTTCCCGCTGCTGGAGAAGGCCGACGTCAACGGCGACGACCGGCACCCGCTGTACGCCGAGCTGACCAAGGCGACCGACGACTCCGGCGAGGCCGGCGACGTGCAGTGGAACTTCGAGAAGTTCCTCGTCAACGCCGACGGTGAGGTGGTCAACCGCTTTCGGCCCCGCACCGAACCGACCGATCCCGCGGTGGTCTCGGCTATCGAGAGCGTCCTGTAG
- the purS gene encoding phosphoribosylformylglycinamidine synthase subunit PurS: MARVVVDVMPKAEILDPQGQAIVGALGRLGFSGVADVRQGKRFELEVDDTVDDVTLERIAEELLTNTVIENFSVSRVAE; the protein is encoded by the coding sequence ATGGCGCGAGTGGTGGTCGACGTGATGCCCAAGGCCGAAATCCTCGACCCCCAGGGGCAGGCGATCGTCGGAGCCCTGGGACGCCTCGGATTCAGCGGCGTCGCCGACGTCCGGCAGGGCAAGCGGTTCGAACTCGAAGTCGATGACACCGTCGACGACGTGACACTCGAGCGCATCGCCGAGGAACTCCTCACCAATACGGTCATCGAGAACTTCAGCGTCTCCCGGGTCGCGGAGTAA
- the purQ gene encoding phosphoribosylformylglycinamidine synthase subunit PurQ — MTARIGVITFPGTLDDVDASRAVRLAGAQAVELWHGDADLKGVDAVVVPGGFSYGDYLRAGAIARFAPVMGSVVEAAAKGMPVLGICNGFQVLCEAGLLPGALTRNEGLHFICRDQWLRVESTTTAWTSRFERGAEILIPLKSGEGRYVAPQRKLEELEGEGLIVFTYAGDNPNGSALDIAGISSPDGRIVGLMPHPEHATEALTGPSDDGLGLFYSAIDAVLAAAP, encoded by the coding sequence ATGACAGCACGTATCGGGGTCATCACTTTCCCGGGCACGCTCGACGATGTCGACGCGAGCCGCGCCGTCCGGCTTGCCGGGGCGCAGGCCGTCGAGTTGTGGCACGGCGATGCCGACCTCAAGGGTGTCGACGCGGTCGTCGTACCCGGCGGATTCTCCTACGGCGACTATCTGCGCGCCGGTGCGATCGCCCGCTTCGCCCCCGTGATGGGGTCTGTGGTGGAGGCCGCCGCCAAGGGGATGCCGGTCCTCGGGATCTGCAACGGTTTTCAGGTGCTGTGCGAGGCCGGCCTGCTGCCGGGTGCCCTGACCCGCAATGAGGGTCTGCACTTCATTTGCCGCGATCAGTGGCTGCGCGTCGAATCCACCACCACGGCATGGACATCTCGATTCGAGCGTGGCGCCGAGATCCTCATCCCACTCAAGTCGGGTGAGGGACGCTACGTGGCACCTCAGCGCAAACTCGAGGAGCTCGAGGGCGAAGGACTGATCGTGTTCACCTACGCCGGTGACAACCCCAACGGATCAGCCCTCGACATCGCCGGCATCAGCAGCCCCGACGGACGCATCGTCGGCCTGATGCCGCATCCCGAACACGCCACCGAGGCGTTGACGGGTCCCAGC